From Anopheles darlingi chromosome 2, idAnoDarlMG_H_01, whole genome shotgun sequence, the proteins below share one genomic window:
- the LOC125950682 gene encoding uncharacterized protein LOC125950682, with translation MANRWPRPSSSSSSSTASSSTVVGDNSSIAPISGAAQPSTTSRLSTRTADGDRNGDVQGGGLVCGLIGKFECTQPPTTTTTTHADVKVTVNSGRDSGNDIRRRLITTDGEDDDDDDDDGTRLSSPLAGGAPTAVQCIRAGAVLAEDDVCYECSDKMATTVKDGGSAGSAAVAVTTNECSRSSRNLKTDPGHPLVVVPPSLHRFTKRQRKTVVYSRLCLDGGSGMFDHQHHHHHHHHQSPPAEVLDPDTDHHQRIGRWRSEQCVAEAGGWPGRQAEVIRFPCVERLIELYANIIREKEAEMQRFMSSIVREGDKSRLDKSVLSSSTSSLPPTSTTTMTTGTTTTTATVLSGRLLGGDGDIRTTAPEAPASVSSEPSSYAAPSIIDLTPTPTVEHSSGSVVETREDNPESPASDEGWRSIQQSPYGSSDEEAERPLVECTVGVIHQQQQQHHHNQEEEQEDNMKHREKVTRSASSDSALGLDEDLSQQEQQHMMANVGKARRLTLGVSDIPLRSALLPVPEPSMLPTTTTDSLASLSGTTDQLPTVVRSKMILEAQLIELPVDSVDQQHHQHQQQQHQQLGCPPSTSASRRESAQSYISDTGEGVRYVRTPSVVVSDYSDDTMCGITLEEIEYFRRHRLRRGSADCESDISAASSCSNLNYCGSSISALDGCEYQCGLRTPERKVSDCSTCSTVSCDEDEGYSVVRAKLANLSPSAAPASSSSSSTNKGSSVAPAAGGTGPQSQETDVRICSKQQKVSSSPHRALKSFVHAQQQQQLRLLLLTHQAAFSALGRCKYT, from the exons ATGGCCAACAGGTGgccacgaccatcatcatcatcatcatcatcaacagcatcatcatcaaccgtgGTGGGGGACAACTCATCAATTGCACCGATCAGTGGCGCAGCACAACCATCGACCACCTCGCGCCTCTCGACACGAACTGCCGACGGCGACAGAAACGGCGACGTGCAAGGGGGTGGTCTGGTGTGCGGTTTGATAGGAAAGTTCGAATGCACCcaaccccccaccaccaccaccaccacccatgcTGACGTCAAAGTAACAGTCAACAGTGGGCGCGATAGTGGTAAcgacattcgtcgtcgtcttatcACCACCgacggcgaggacgacgacgacgacgacgacgacggaacccGCCTTTCTAGTCCcctcgctggtggtgcaccGACCGCTGTTCAGTGTATCCGAGCGGGGGCAGTGCTCGCGGAAGACGACGTATGTTACGAATGTTCCGATAAGATGGCCACAACAGTGAAAGATGGTGGCAGTGCGggaagtgctgctgttgctgttaccaCCAACGAATGCTCCCGTAGCTCCCGTAACCTCAAGACGGACCCGGGACACCCACTTGTGGTGGTACCTCCGAGCTTACACAGATTTACCAAACGTCAACGAAAAACCGTTGTCTACAGTAGGCTTTGTTTGGATGGAGGAAGCGGAATGTttgaccaccagcaccaccaccaccaccaccaccaccagagtcCACCGGCGGAAGTTCTAGACCCggacaccgaccaccaccaacggatcggtcggtggcgatCCGAACAGTGTGTAGCGGAGGCTGGAGGATGGCCCGGTCGGCAGGCGGAAGTGATTCGATTTCCTTGCGTCGAGCGACTGATCGAGCTGTACGCAAATATCATCCGCGAGAAGGAGGCTGAAATGCAAAGATTTATGAGCAGTATTGTGAGGGAGGGCGATAAAAGTCGATTAGATAAGAGCGTACTGTCGTCTTCGACTTCGTCGCTGCCACCGACGTCGACAACAACGATGACaacggggacgacgacgacaacggcgacggtaCTAAGCGGACGGTTActcggtggcgacggtgacaTACGCACGACAGCACCGGAGGCACCTGCGTCAGTATCGTCGGAACCGTCGTCTTACGCGGCACCGTCTATCATCGACCTCACTCCGACACCAACAGTGGAACATTCGAGCGGCAGCGTCGTTGAAACCCGTGAGGACAACCCGGAAAGTCCGGCCTCGGATGAGGGTTGGCGTAGTATACAGCAGAGTCCGTACGGTTCCAGTGACGAAGAGGCCGAACGTCCGTTGGTAGAGTGTACCGTCGGAGTGatacatcagcagcagcagcagcaccaccacaaccaggaagaggagcaggaagacAACATGAAGCACCGGGAGAAGGTGACCCGTTCGGCGAGCTCCGACTCAGCCCTCGGTCTCGATGAGGATCTCAGccaacaggaacagcaacacATGATGGCCAACGTGGGGAAGGCGCGCCGTCTGACGCTCGGTGTATCGGATATTCCACTCCGTTCGGCACTACTCCCAGTGCCAGAACCATCGATGCTaccgaccacgaccaccgacaGTCTGGCTTCACTGAGCGGCACCACGGACCAGCTACCAACCGTCGTCCGAAGCAAAATGATACTCGAGGCGCAACTCATCGAACTACCGGTGGATTCCGTggatcaacagcatcatcaacaccagcagcaacagcatcaacaactcGGCTGTCCACCCAGTACGTCTGCCTCACGCCGTGAATCCGCTCAAAGCTACATCAGCGACACAGGTGAGGGCGTCCGGTACGTCCGGACACCGTCGGTCGTTGTGTCGGATTACTCCGATGATACGATGTGCGGCATTACGCTGGAGGAGATCGAGTACTTCCGGCGACATCGGTTACGCCGTGGATCGGCCGACTGTGAGTCGGACATCAGTGCGGCTTCGTCCTGCAGCAATCTGAACTACTGCGGCTCATCGATCAGTGCACTGGATGGTTGCGAGTATCAGTGCGGATTGCGGACGCCCGAGCGCAAGGTGTCGGACTGTTCGACCTGTTCCACCGTTAGCTGTGATGAGGACGAAGGTTACTCCGTCGTCCGGGCGAAACTCGCCAACCTTAGCCCATCGGCGGCTCcggcatcatcctcatcgtcgtcaacgaACAAGGGTTCGTCGGTGGCGCCCGCGGCTGGTGGTACTGGACCACAGTCACAGGAGACGGATGTCCGGAtttgcagcaaacagcaaaag GTGAGTTCGTCTCCGCATCGtgcgttgaagtcttttgttcacgcgcagcagcagcagcagctgcggctgctgttgctgactcATCAAGCTGCTTTCAGTGCTCTCGGCCGGTGTAAGTACACATGA